A segment of the Streptomyces sp. NBC_01235 genome:
CTGCTGCGAGCTTCCCGCTCTTCTTCCTGGGCACGGCAGGACGCTAATCATCCTCAGAGAGGTCCGCATCCTGTTTCCCGTCGTGGACAACGGACGCATGCGAACCCCGACGATGCGGATGATTGTGACCTTCAGTGAAGATCCGACTGGACCTCGGTCAGTCGATGCCTTCGACGATGCGGAAGTCGCGCTCGACGCCGTCGGAGAGGGCGACCAGCGCTTCCTGGTAGGCCGCACTCTCGCGTGCCGCGACGGCCTGCTCGAAGCTGTCGAACTCGACCAGGACGGTGCGCTCGGCGATTCCGCCGTCATGCGCCACGACCCGGCCGCCACGGGCGAAGGTTCGACCGCCCCCGGCCTTGACGGCCGGAGCGGCCAGCTTGTTGTAGGCAGCCAGCTTCTCAGGGTCTGAAATGGTGCGGTAGACGCTGACCCAGTAGCCCTTGGGCATGGAACCTCCAGTGTTGGGATGAGTGCATCTGACTTACGGGTTGGTCTCGGACGAGCGTCGGCGGGCGAGAGCGAGGCTTGTCAGCGTCGTGATCGCCATGGCGCCGATGCCGACCAGCGCCGCGGTGGTGTAGGCGTTGTCGTCGGGGAAGAGGTGGCCGGGGCCGGTGCCCGCTGCGAGGATCAGGCCGCCGATGGCGCTGCCCAGGGAGTACCCGACGCTGCGGACGACGTAGTTGAAGCTCATGGCGCTCGACGTCTCGCTCTTGGGGGTGACGGCCAGGATGACGCCGGGCATCGCGGCCGAGAAGCCGCCGACGCCGAAGCCGAGCACGCCCATCGCCGCGAACAGTTCGGCCAGGTCCGACCGGGCCGCCGCGAACAGGGCGAACCCGCCGCCGACCACGACGGCGCTGCCGGCCAGGAGCAGGGGGTCGGCGATCCGCGTCCGGACCCGCGGCGTGAGCTTGCCGGCGACGAACCCCAGCACCGAGAACGGGATGAGGACCAGCCCGGCGACGAAGGTCGTCAGCCCGAAGCCGTAGCCGGCGCCGTGCGGCGTCTGCGCGTACCGGGTGATGAGCGTGAGCAGGAGGTACATGCCGATCCCGCCGACGAACATGGCGAGGTTCGCCCCGGCGACCGCCGGGTGCCGCACCGCCCGCACATCGACCAGGGGCGTCGTGCTGCGCAGCTCGATGACGGCCCAGACGCAGAGCAGCACCACCGCGACGACGGCGAGGCCCGCCGCCACGGCGAGGTGCCGGCTCCACAGATTCCGTTCGCCGGCGAGGAACAGCACCAGGAGCAGCGCAGCGGCCAGGACGACCGCGCCTGCCACGTCCACGTGGGCGGAGCGGCCTTCGGGGGCTTCGGGCATGGAGCGCCACGCGGTCAGGAGGGCGGCGGCGGTGACGACCAGGCCGAGGCCGTAGGCGGCCCGTACCCCGCCGAGCTCGGCGAGCAGTGCGGCCAGCGGGTAGCCGACGCCGGCCCCGATGATCGAGACCACCGAGATCAGGGCGATCACGGCCGCGCTGCGCTCCTCGGGGAGGTGGTCCCGGGCCACGCCCATCATCAGCGCCGTCAGCCCGAGCCCGACGCCCTGGGCCGCCCTGCCGGCCAGCAGCCACGCGAACGGCAGCGGCAGCACGGTGAGCGCGCTGCCGGCGACGACGACCGCCAGCGTGGCGAGGATCGTGGCCCGCCGGTGCGGGCCGGCTCCGAGCCGGCCCAGGACCGGCGTGGCGACGGCGCCGCTGAGCAGCGCGACGGTCAGCGTCCACTGCGCGCTGCCGAGCGAGACGTGGAACGAGGTCGCCACGCTGGTGATGAGCGGCGTCCCGAGGCTGGCGACCGCCGCCACGACCAGAGCGATGAACATCAGGGCGGGGACCAGCAGCCGCGCCTCGGAACGCGCCACCGGGGACGCCTTCACCGCCTCCCCGCCGACCGGCTGCCCGGTCACTGCTTCGGCCCTTCGCGGTCCTGGCTTTCGAGCTCTGCCAGATGCTTCAGCGCCGGAAGGGCCGCCACCAGCGCCTCGACCTCGTCGCCGGTGAGCTCGCCGATCAACCGCTCGAACGCGTGGACGCCCGCCTGGCGCCGCGTCCGGACATAGGAGGCGCCGGCCTCGGTCAGGCACACCAGCGTGACCCGCTTGTCGGACGCGTCGCCCCGCCGCTCGACCAGGCCGGACTCCTCCATCACCCGGACCAGGGCGGTCATCGCGGGCTGGGTGACGCCCTCGACCGCGGCCAGATCGGTGATGCGTCGCGGGCCGGTCCGGTCCAGGGTGGCCAGGGTGGCGGCGGACGTCAGGCTCATGTCCCGGGGCAGGCGTCTCGCGGCCCTGGTGGCCAGGTCGTAGAGGGCTGCCCCGATGGCGGCGGACGCGCCAGGGGCGGTGTCTTGACGACTCACGCTCGAAGCATAGCATTTTTATATTCATAGTTTATGGAAATGGCTGGCGCGGGCGCGCGCCGGCCGTCACGCCCGCCGCGATGGAAGTGCTCAGGTCTGATCCGGACCTGAGGTTCGAACTTGCCATCGACACTGTTTTGGTGGCGTTGCCCAAGTTCCGTGAGCGTCTGGCTGACGGACGTTGGCAGTCGACCCGTAGCCGACTGTCGACCTACTTCGTCGGCGCGCTGGTTCTTGACTTCCCGAACATCTACAGGAGTTGGCTCGCAAGGTGGTCCAGGTCGGCGGCGGAAGAGCCCCTGGACCTTCTCGGGGCATTCGACATCGAGAGTCCTCAGCGCGGTCCTGAATCAACGGTGGAAGCCCGAGATGAGGTGGTCCGGCTCATCGGAACCCTACCGACGAACGTTCGGAAGGGCGTTGCCCTGATGGGCTTTGGCTACACGATCTCGGAGGCGGCACAGCTCGTCGGCATCAGCGCAAAGGCCTTCGAGTCACGGCTTGGGCGAGTGCGACGCAGGGTGGCCGAGACGCACGGCCAACGGCCGAGGCTTTAGCGGTCGGGATCGTTCGAGCCTGTTTCGACTGGAGAGACCGCCTTCTGCGGCCCATGAAGGCTGGCACCGCGGTCTCGGGCTATGGGTGTCATCAACTACCAAGAGTCACGTCCAGTGCGAGCTGGGGCTGGGCATCTGGAAGGCCCAACGCAACACTCGCAGACTTGACAGGGAAGGGGACCTGTCCGTGCTGCCGCCGGAGATGGACCGTCAACATACTGATGCGTGCTGAGCAGGCTGCTTGCGAGGGTGAAGGACTTAAAGGCCGCCTTCGACGGCACGTCCCGCACAGCAAGAGGGCAGCATGTTCACCGTCTCCCCGGTTCTTGAGGCGGCCGCGCAGGCCTTCGCCGACGCGACCGCGCACCCTCCGTTCCTGTATGACCTGGGCCCGGTCGAGGGGCAAAAGGTCATGGACGGTGTCCAGGAGGGCGACGTCCCGGCGCCGGAAGCGGACGTGGAGGATCTGACGATCGCGGGCGGCCCGTCGGGCAAGGTCTCGATCCGCGTCTTCCGCTTGGCCGGTGCCCAGGGCCCCCAGCCCGTGGTCCTGTATCTCCACGGCGCCGCCTGGGTCTTCGCCCATACCCACAGTGACCGGCTCGTGCGCGAGCTCACCGTACGCGTGCACGCCGCGACGGTCTTCGTCCACCACAGCCTCTCGCCCGAAGCGAAGTACCTCACGGCCCTTGAAGAGACCTGCGCCGCGCCGCTGTGGATCTCGAAGGAGGGAGCCGCCCACGGGCTCGACCCGGACCGCGTCGCGGTGGTGGGCGATTCGGTCGGCGGCAACATGGCTGCGGCCACCACGCTCCTGGCCGAGCAGCGTTGCGGCCCCAGGCTCGCGGCGCAGCTGCTGTACCACCCCGTCACCGACGCGCGTTTCGACACCGTTTCCCACGATCAGTTCGCGAGCGGCTACTACCTCAGCAGCGACGGGATGAAGTGGTTCTGGGACCAGTTGCACGACCCATCCGGCCGAGCGCGCAGATCACGCCTCCCCACTGCGGGCGCGCCTGGACGAACTGGGCGGGCTGCCACAGGCGCTGGTCATCGTGGCCGAGGCGGACGTTCTGCGCGAAGGGCGAAGCGTATGCAGCCAAGCTGCGCAC
Coding sequences within it:
- a CDS encoding MFS transporter, whose amino-acid sequence is MTGQPVGGEAVKASPVARSEARLLVPALMFIALVVAAVASLGTPLITSVATSFHVSLGSAQWTLTVALLSGAVATPVLGRLGAGPHRRATILATLAVVVAGSALTVLPLPFAWLLAGRAAQGVGLGLTALMMGVARDHLPEERSAAVIALISVVSIIGAGVGYPLAALLAELGGVRAAYGLGLVVTAAALLTAWRSMPEAPEGRSAHVDVAGAVVLAAALLLVLFLAGERNLWSRHLAVAAGLAVVAVVLLCVWAVIELRSTTPLVDVRAVRHPAVAGANLAMFVGGIGMYLLLTLITRYAQTPHGAGYGFGLTTFVAGLVLIPFSVLGFVAGKLTPRVRTRIADPLLLAGSAVVVGGGFALFAAARSDLAELFAAMGVLGFGVGGFSAAMPGVILAVTPKSETSSAMSFNYVVRSVGYSLGSAIGGLILAAGTGPGHLFPDDNAYTTAALVGIGAMAITTLTSLALARRRSSETNP
- a CDS encoding DUF1330 domain-containing protein, whose protein sequence is MPKGYWVSVYRTISDPEKLAAYNKLAAPAVKAGGGRTFARGGRVVAHDGGIAERTVLVEFDSFEQAVAARESAAYQEALVALSDGVERDFRIVEGID
- a CDS encoding MarR family winged helix-turn-helix transcriptional regulator, which produces MSLTSAATLATLDRTGPRRITDLAAVEGVTQPAMTALVRVMEESGLVERRGDASDKRVTLVCLTEAGASYVRTRRQAGVHAFERLIGELTGDEVEALVAALPALKHLAELESQDREGPKQ
- a CDS encoding RNA polymerase sigma factor; the encoded protein is MEVLRSDPDLRFELAIDTVLVALPKFRERLADGRWQSTRSRLSTYFVGALVLDFPNIYRSWLARWSRSAAEEPLDLLGAFDIESPQRGPESTVEARDEVVRLIGTLPTNVRKGVALMGFGYTISEAAQLVGISAKAFESRLGRVRRRVAETHGQRPRL